A genomic stretch from Prionailurus bengalensis isolate Pbe53 chromosome E2, Fcat_Pben_1.1_paternal_pri, whole genome shotgun sequence includes:
- the KIFC3 gene encoding kinesin-like protein KIFC3 isoform X3, translated as MNVEKTGGRLFGSGRCSSLAGPPGAAPMVHRMVEAMSQLQEEKARLQEELAALQERLALRDSDQQATSTQLQNQVENLKEKLISQAQEVSRLRSELGGTDLEKHRDLLMVENERLRQEMRRFEAELQELRAKPVAPCTGCEHSQESAQLRDKLSQLQLEVVENKGMLSELNLEVQQKTDRLAEVELRLKDCLAEKAQEEERLSRRLRDSHETIASLRAQSPPIKYVIKTVEVESSKTKQALSESQARNQHLQEQVAMQRQVLKEMEQQLQSSHQLTAQLRAQIAMYESELERAHGQMLEEMQSLEEDKNRAIEEAFARAQVEMKAVHENLAGVRTNLLTLQPALRTLTNDYNGLKRQVRGFPLLLQEALKSVKAEIGQAIEEVNSNNQELLRKYRRELQLRKKCHNELVRLKGNIRVIARVRPVTKEDGEGPEATNAVTFDADDDSIIHLLHKGKPVSFELDKVFSPRASQQDVFQEVQALITSCIDGFNVCIFAYGQTGAGKTYTMEGTPENPGINQRALQLLFSEVQEKASDWDYTITVSAAEIYNEVLRDLLGQEPQEKLEIRLCPDGSGQLYVPGLTEFRVQSVEDINKVFEFGHTNRTTEFTNLNEHSSRSHALLIVTVRGVDCSTGLRTTGKLNLVDLAGSERVGKSGAEGSRLREAQHINKSLSALGDVIAALRSRQGHVPFRNSKLTYLLQDSLSGDSKTLMVVQVSPVEKNTSETLYSLKFAERVRSVELGPGSRRAELGSWSSQEHLEWEPACQTPQPSARAHSAPSSGTTSRPGSIRRKLQPLGKSRPVPV; from the exons GTGGAAAACCTGAAGGAGAAGCTCATTAGCCAAGCCCAGGAAGTGAGCCGCCTTCGATCAGAGCTG GGAGGCACGGACTTGGAGAAGCACCGGGACCTGCTGATGGTAGAGAATGAACGGCTGAGGCAGGAGATGCGGCGCTTCGAGGCAGAGCTGCAGGAGCTGCGGGCCAAGCCGGTGGCCCCCTGCACAGGCTGTGAGCACAGCCAG GAGAGCGCCCAGCTCCGGGACAAGCTGTCACAGCTGCAGCTGGAGGTGGTGGAGAACAAGGGCATGCTGTCGGAGCTGAACCTGGAGGTGCAGCAGAAGACCGACCGGCTGGCGGAGGTCGAGCTGCGGCTCAAGGACTGCCTGGCCGAGAAGGCGCAGGAGGAGGAGCGGCTGAGCCGGCGCCTCCGGGACAGCCACGAGACCATCGCCAGCCTGAGGGCCCAGTCGCCGCCAATCAAG TATGTCATCAAGACCGTGGAAGTGGAGTCGTCCAAGACCAAGCAGGCCCTCAGCGAGTCCCAGGCCCGGAACCAGCACCTGCAGGAGCAGGTGGCCATGCAGAGGCAGGTGCTGAAGGAGATGGAGCAGCAGCTGCAGAGCTCGCACCAGCTGACCGCGCAGCTCCGGGCGCAG ATCGCCATGTACGAGTCAGAGCTGGAGCGGGCACACGGGCAGATGCTGGAGGAGATGCAGTCCCTGGAGGAGGACAAGAACCGGGCCATCGAGGAGGCCTTTGCCAGAGCCCAGGTGGAGATGAAGGCTGTGCATGAGAACCTGGCAG GTGTCCGGACCAACCTGCTGACGCTGCAGCCAGCGCTGCGGACCCTCACCAACGACTACAATGGGCTCAAGCGGCAGGTGCGTGGCTTCCCCCTGCTCCTGCAGGAGGCTCTCAAGAGCGTCAAGGCTGAG ATCGGCCAAGCCATCGAGGAGGTCAACAGCAACAACCAGGAGCTCCTGCGCAAGTACCGCCGGGAGCTGCAGCTGCGCAAGAAGTGCCACAATGAGCTCGTGCGGCTGAAAG GGAATATCCGGGTGATTGCTCGTGTCAGGCCAGTCACCAAAGAGGACGGAGAAGGACCTGAAGCAACCAATGCTGTGACCTTCGATGCTGACGATGACTCCATCATCCACCTACTGCACAAAGGAAAGCCTGTGTCCTTTGAGCTGGACAAGGTCTTCTCCCCGCGGGCCTCACAGCAGGAT GTGTTCCAGGAGGTACAAGCCCTGATCACCTCCTGTATTGATGGCTTCAACGTCTGCATCTTTGCCTATGGCCAGACGGGTGCCGGCAAGACCTACACGATGGAG GGGACCCCCGAGAACCCAGGCATCAACCAGCGGGCCCTGCAGCTGCTCTTCTCCGAGGTGCAGGAGAAGGCGTCCGACTGGGACTACACCATCACCGTCAGCGCTGCCGAGATCTACAACGAGGTCCTCAG GGACTTGCTGGGGCAGGAGCCCCAGGAGAAGCTGGAGATCCGGCTGTGCCCAGACGGCAGCGGGCAGCTGTACGTGCCGGGGCTGACAGAGTTCCGGGTGCAGAGCGTGGAGGACATCAACAAG gTGTTTGAGTTTGGCCACACCAACCGCACGACCGAGTTCACCAACCTGAACGAGCACAGCTCCCGCTCACACGCCCTGCTCATCGTGACGGTGCGCGGGGTGGACTGCAGCACGGGCCTCCGCACCACGG GGAAGCTGAACCTGGTGGACCTGGCCGGCTCGGAGCGTGTGGGCAAGTCAGGGGCTGAGGGCAGCCGCCTGCGGGAGGCGCAGCACATCAACAAGTCGCTGTCAGCCCTGGGGGACGTCATCGCCGCCCTGCGCTCCCGCCAGGGCCATGTGCCCTTCCGCAACTCCAAACTCACCTACCTGCTGCAGGACTCGCTCAGTGGAGACAGCAAGACCCTTATGGTGGTGCAG GTGTCCCCCGTGGAGAAGAACACCAGCGAGACGCTGTATTCCCTGAAGTTTGCAGAGAGGGTGCGCTCTGTGGAGCTGGGCCCTGGGTCCCGCAGGGCAGAGCTCGGGTCCTGGTCCAGCCAGGAGCACTTGGAG TGGGAGCCGGCTTGCCAGACCCCACAGCCCTCGGCACGAGCACACTCAGCCCCCAGCTCCGGGACCACCAGCCGCCCAGGCTCCATCCGGAGGAAGCTGCAGCCCTTGG GGAAGTCAAGGCCGGTGCCTGTGTGA